In Lysinibacillus sp. 2017, the DNA window GTTACACCCTTTTTTGTGATGAACTCTCTCATTATTTGGGGAGGGTTTAATTTTCCAGTGTATGCCCATTATTTTAGTGCATTACTAGCACTACATTGTAGTATTTGTTTAATGGATTTTTTATATGTGAAAAATTTAATGTCTGCACCAAACAATGCTATAATTGAAGAAACGCCAAGAGGCTATGAGATTTTAGTACCGCTCGATATTTAATGAATGACAATGATGTTTTAGAGAGGAGGAATAGTCTTGCTACTACTTATTGTAATTCTATTCTCAGTAATATACTTATTCCAAATCAATCGTATGACTGCCGCACTTTGTATGCGACGTGAAATTCCTGAAGAAAAACAGCCTAAAATTTTCCGAACGATAAATGTACTCATTACAATTTTACTTGTAAGTTTATATGTAGAGGTTTTATTCGCCGTATAGCGTAGTCCTACTGTTTAAAATCACAAAAAGTGGTGTAAAGTTCTGAATGAACTTACACCACTTTTTTCATAGGCACAGAGAAACATTATCATATGTTTCTACTTAATAAATAAATGCTGCACCAACGATAATTAATAAGATGAATAATACTACTAATAACGCAAAGCCTGAACCATTACCGTAACCGCCGCTGCCGCCGTTATAGCTACCGCCACCACTCATACTGCCACCTCCCTTCTCTCATCTATCGTATGCACTCGAATTTGTAAAACTTAGGCAATTCTATAGCGCAACCATTTTGTTTTTAAATCGTTTATGTTATAGTTACAATTGCATTAAAGATTAGTTAGGAGCGTATATAAAAATGAAAAAAACTCTTTTCGCATTAACAGTTGCGGCTTCACTTGGTTTAGCTGCATGTAGTAATCCTGGAGATGAAGTTGTTGTTTCAACGAACGTTGGCGATATTACGCAAGAAGAATTTTATAACACAGTAAAAGACATCGCTGGTGATCAATTATTACAACAAGTAGTAATCGAAAAAATCTTAAACGATAAATACAAAGTTACAGATGAAGAAGTAGCAGAAGAATTAAAAGGCGTTAAAGAACAATATGGTGAAGGTTACGAGGCTGCATTAGCTGAAAGTAAGTTAACTGAAGATACTTTAAAAACGAATATTCGTTTCAGCCTTTTACAACAAAAAGCAGTAGCTGATGTTGAAGTAACAGACGAAGAAATCCAACACTACTATGACCAAGCTTCTAAAGAATTGAACGCTCGTCATATCTTAGTTGAAGATGAAGCATTAGCAAAAGAATTAGTTAAAAAACTTAAAGCTGGTGAAGACTTCGCAAAATTAGCTAAAGAAAATTCTACTGATACAGGTTCTGCCGAAAAAGGTGGAGATCTTGGTTGGTTTACAGTTGGTACAATGGTTCCTGAATTCAACGATGCTGCATACGCATTAGAAAAAAATGAAATTAGTGAGCCCGTTAAAACTGATTATGGTTACCACATTATTCAAGTTTTAGATACACGTGATGTTAAAGATTACGGAACACTTGAAGATAAAAAAGAAGAAATTACTGAAGCAATTAAAGCAACTAAAGGTGACTGGGATACAAAAATGGCCCAATTACTTAAAGAAGCAAAAATTGAAGTTAAAGATGCTGATTTAAAAGGTGCATTTTCTGGCTATTTATCTGAAGACAAATCAGAAAAAAAATCTGATAAATAATCAAGAACTTAACAATAAAAAATGCGAAGTCCCCTTTTGTGAGGACTTCGCATTTTTAATTTTTCTTTACGAATTCTGATTTTAGTTTCATCGCACCAAAGCCATCGATTTTGCAATCAATGTTATGGTCCCCTTCCACTAAGCGAATGTTTTTTACACGTGTACCAATTTTTAGTGTTGAAGAACTTCCTTTTACTTTTAAATCCTTAATCACTGTTACTGCATCACCATCTGCTAAAAGATTGCCATTTGCATCACGAACAACTAAACCATCCTCTTCAATAGCTTCTGCTGCTTGTGTCCATTCATGTGCACATTCTGGACAAATAAAATTTTGCCCGTCTTCGTATGTATATTCAGATCCACACTGTGGGCAATTTGGTAGTTGTTCCATTTAAAAACCTCCCCTTATTTATACTTTAATACTGTCATAAATTAGCAACGCAAACAAGGAGATGCTTATTATATCCAATGATTTCTACAAAAGTA includes these proteins:
- a CDS encoding YjcZ family sporulation protein, which codes for MSGGGSYNGGSGGYGNGSGFALLVVLFILLIIVGAAFIY
- a CDS encoding peptidylprolyl isomerase, with the protein product MKKTLFALTVAASLGLAACSNPGDEVVVSTNVGDITQEEFYNTVKDIAGDQLLQQVVIEKILNDKYKVTDEEVAEELKGVKEQYGEGYEAALAESKLTEDTLKTNIRFSLLQQKAVADVEVTDEEIQHYYDQASKELNARHILVEDEALAKELVKKLKAGEDFAKLAKENSTDTGSAEKGGDLGWFTVGTMVPEFNDAAYALEKNEISEPVKTDYGYHIIQVLDTRDVKDYGTLEDKKEEITEAIKATKGDWDTKMAQLLKEAKIEVKDADLKGAFSGYLSEDKSEKKSDK
- a CDS encoding zinc ribbon domain-containing protein YjdM; amino-acid sequence: MEQLPNCPQCGSEYTYEDGQNFICPECAHEWTQAAEAIEEDGLVVRDANGNLLADGDAVTVIKDLKVKGSSSTLKIGTRVKNIRLVEGDHNIDCKIDGFGAMKLKSEFVKKN